The Desulfuromonadales bacterium nucleotide sequence AGGGGGGCGAAATAGAGGGCGGTGTGGCCGCCGCCGCAGGCGACGTCGAGCAGGCTGTCCTCTGTGGTCGGCTTGAGGAGCCGGGCTGCCTCGGCCAGGTCTTCGCCCGAGGCAAAACCGCGGTTACGCACGTACCCCTCGGCGGTCCGCCCGAACTGCTCCCTTACCTTGTCCTTGAAATCCCTGGCCATAGCCAACTCCTGGAGTGTGCCAATTATAGCAGCCGGTCGGAAAAATACTTGCTCGCCGGGCGGTCGTCCGCCTGGACGTACCCGATTCGGAAACGTATCCGATCTGCATCCGCGTTGACGGATAGACACCGGGCAAGAAAAGAATTTCGCGAGGATAGCATGATACGGTCACCTTGGGAAGTGCCGGCATGCGTATTTCGCCTTCCTGTTTTCGGCAGCCGCCCGTGGCTTACCGGCGGCTGCTCAGCCACTTGTCGAACGAGGCATGCCCCGCTCCCGAACAGAGCAGCGTGAGAGCCATGGCCAGCAGGGCGATGTTGAATTCGATGCCGTGCCCCTGGCCGGGGGTACAGTTCCAGTTCATGAAAAAACCGTTGACCAGGTGCACCTTGGCCATCGCCACCACCATGACGCCGCAGATTCCCAACGCCGCCACCCGGGTCAGGAAGCCGACCACGATGCCGATGCCGCCGAAAAATTCGGCCGCCATGGCGAGCACGGTCAGCTCCATGGGAATGCCGAGGTTCTGCTGAAAATACTGGATCGTGCCGGCGAAACCCGGTCCCCCGAACCAGCCGAAAAGTTTCTGCCCGCCGTGAGCAATGAATATAACGCCGAGGCCGAGCCGCAGAAAAACCAGCCCCCAGGAATCGACGGTGTTGAATATATTTCCCTGTCTCATTCGGACCTCCTGTTTTCGGTAGACTCCTGTGAGCAATTATAATGGAGATTTGTCCCTCTGCAGCCAGGCGGCGGCGG carries:
- a CDS encoding DoxX family protein, which translates into the protein MRQGNIFNTVDSWGLVFLRLGLGVIFIAHGGQKLFGWFGGPGFAGTIQYFQQNLGIPMELTVLAMAAEFFGGIGIVVGFLTRVAALGICGVMVVAMAKVHLVNGFFMNWNCTPGQGHGIEFNIALLAMALTLLCSGAGHASFDKWLSSRR